A region of Deltaproteobacteria bacterium DNA encodes the following proteins:
- a CDS encoding DUF3553 domain-containing protein, with protein MKGRHTYLQAGDSVYHRRYSQWGIGEVVEEWNPNLPGGLCFVKVEFQDGRLRIFDNDFKSLSCCYYTGLIRIDRRGD; from the coding sequence ATGAAGGGGCGCCACACATATCTGCAGGCGGGAGATTCTGTCTATCATAGGAGATATTCCCAGTGGGGTATAGGGGAGGTGGTGGAGGAGTGGAATCCCAATCTTCCCGGGGGGTTATGTTTTGTAAAAGTGGAATTCCAAGATGGAAGGTTAAGGATATTCGACAACGATTTCAAGAGCTTATCTTGTTGTTATTATACCGGCTTGATCAGGATAGATAGAAGGGGCGATTAG